One part of the Segnochrobactrum spirostomi genome encodes these proteins:
- a CDS encoding DUF2267 domain-containing protein has translation MDELIQHIVEKTGLTAELAHKAVEILLSFVNREGDPAIVKPFLAKLPGAENMLRAHGEGGASGLLGGTHGILSGGGVLGAFSELTAAGIHMHQIQAVAQELAAFAKQEVGEDLTNQVIASLPGLSHIV, from the coding sequence ATGGATGAGCTGATCCAACACATTGTCGAAAAGACCGGCCTCACCGCCGAGCTCGCCCACAAGGCGGTCGAGATCCTTCTGAGCTTCGTCAACCGCGAAGGCGATCCGGCGATCGTGAAGCCGTTCCTCGCCAAGCTGCCGGGCGCCGAGAACATGCTGCGCGCCCACGGCGAAGGCGGCGCGAGCGGTCTGCTCGGCGGCACCCACGGCATCCTGAGCGGCGGCGGCGTCCTCGGGGCCTTCTCCGAGCTCACCGCGGCCGGCATCCACATGCACCAGATTCAGGCAGTCGCTCAGGAACTGGCGGCGTTCGCCAAGCAGGAAGTCGGCGAAGACCTGACCAACCAGGTGATCGCCTCGCTGCCGGGCCTGTCGCATATCGTCTGA
- a CDS encoding M20/M25/M40 family metallo-hydrolase: protein MLDDVLARIDADLEASLDRLFALLRIPSISTDPAFAGACDEAASWCAAALAEIGFAAAVRPTAGRAMVVGHRTDPSAGPSVLFYGHYDVQPVDPIELWDTDPFAPRIVTRDDGSKIIVARGAADDKGQLLTFIEACRAFVAVTGRLPVPVTVLLEGEEESGGESLPPFLAANREELSADVALVCDTGMWNRTTPAITASLRGVVGEEIVISAASKDLHSGLYGGAARNPNHVLARILADLHDETGRVTLPGFYEGVPDTPEEQRAQWAELSRNDDLLPGVGLSIPAGEAGRSVLEQTWGRPTAEVNGMIGGYTGAGFKTVIPAKASAKVSFRLVGTQDPDKVRETFRAFVRARIPADCSVAFEEHGASGGFRVDLANPHLARGRAALTAEWNTEAVVIGSGGSIPVVGQFKSILGLDTLMIGFGLPDDQIHSPNEKYELTSFHKGIRSWARVLAELAE from the coding sequence ATGCTCGACGACGTTCTCGCCCGGATCGATGCCGACCTCGAGGCGAGCCTCGACCGGCTGTTCGCGCTTTTGCGCATCCCCTCGATCTCGACGGACCCGGCCTTCGCTGGCGCCTGCGACGAGGCGGCGTCCTGGTGCGCGGCGGCGCTCGCCGAGATCGGCTTCGCGGCGGCGGTACGCCCGACCGCGGGCCGCGCGATGGTCGTCGGCCACCGCACGGACCCATCGGCGGGGCCGAGCGTTCTCTTCTACGGCCATTACGACGTCCAGCCGGTCGATCCGATCGAGCTCTGGGACACCGATCCGTTCGCGCCGCGCATCGTGACCCGCGACGACGGCTCGAAGATCATCGTCGCCCGCGGCGCGGCCGACGACAAGGGCCAACTCCTCACCTTCATCGAGGCCTGCCGCGCCTTCGTCGCGGTGACGGGACGCCTCCCCGTGCCGGTGACGGTCTTGCTCGAAGGTGAGGAGGAATCGGGCGGTGAGAGCCTGCCGCCCTTCCTCGCGGCGAACCGGGAAGAGCTTTCCGCCGACGTCGCCCTCGTCTGCGACACCGGCATGTGGAACCGCACCACGCCGGCGATCACGGCCTCACTGCGCGGCGTCGTCGGCGAGGAGATCGTCATCAGCGCGGCGAGCAAGGATCTGCACTCGGGCCTCTACGGCGGCGCCGCGCGCAATCCGAACCACGTGCTCGCCCGCATCCTCGCCGACCTCCACGACGAGACCGGCCGCGTCACCCTGCCGGGCTTCTACGAGGGCGTGCCCGACACGCCCGAGGAGCAGCGCGCGCAATGGGCCGAGCTCTCCCGCAACGACGACCTCCTGCCCGGCGTCGGCCTTTCGATCCCGGCGGGCGAAGCGGGCCGCAGCGTGCTCGAACAGACCTGGGGCCGCCCGACCGCCGAGGTCAACGGCATGATCGGCGGCTATACCGGCGCCGGCTTCAAGACGGTGATCCCGGCGAAGGCCTCCGCCAAGGTCTCGTTCCGCCTCGTCGGCACCCAGGACCCCGACAAGGTGCGCGAGACGTTCCGCGCCTTCGTGCGCGCCCGCATCCCGGCCGATTGCAGCGTCGCCTTCGAGGAGCACGGCGCGAGCGGTGGCTTCCGGGTCGATCTCGCCAATCCCCACTTGGCCCGCGGCCGCGCCGCGCTCACCGCCGAGTGGAACACCGAGGCGGTGGTGATCGGCAGCGGCGGCTCGATCCCCGTCGTCGGTCAGTTCAAGTCTATCCTCGGGCTGGACACCCTGATGATCGGCTTCGGCCTGCCTGACGATCAGATCCATTCGCCCAACGAGAAATACGAGCTGACGAGCTTCCACAAGGGCATCCGCTCCTGGGCGCGGGTGCTCGCCGAACTCGCCGAATAA
- a CDS encoding ribose-phosphate pyrophosphokinase translates to MKLVAGNSNRSLAEAIATYLDVPLAKCMVRRFADQEIFVEVQENVRGEDVFVLQSTSFPTNDHLMELLIITDALRRASARRVTAVVPYFGYARQDRKPGPRTPISAKLVANLITRAGADRVLTIDLHAGQIQGFFDIPTDNLYSAPVMTRDIKERYGIGNVTVVSPDVGGVVRARALAKRIDAPLAIVDKRRERPGESEVMNIIGDVAGRDCILVDDIIDSGGTLCNAAEALMKQGAVSVTAYITHGVLSGGAVARVEASMLKELVITDSIEPTPAVAAARNVRVISVAPLLGEAISRTAFEKSVSSLFD, encoded by the coding sequence ATGAAGCTGGTAGCCGGAAATTCGAACCGCTCCCTGGCCGAGGCGATCGCGACCTATCTCGATGTGCCCCTCGCCAAGTGCATGGTCCGGCGCTTCGCCGATCAGGAGATTTTCGTCGAGGTTCAGGAAAATGTCCGCGGTGAGGACGTTTTCGTCCTGCAATCGACGAGCTTCCCGACCAACGACCACCTGATGGAACTGCTCATCATCACCGATGCGCTGCGGCGGGCCTCGGCCCGGCGCGTGACCGCGGTGGTGCCTTATTTCGGCTATGCCCGCCAGGACCGTAAGCCCGGTCCGCGCACGCCGATCTCGGCCAAGCTCGTCGCGAACCTCATCACCCGCGCCGGCGCCGACCGCGTGCTGACGATCGACCTGCACGCCGGCCAGATCCAGGGCTTCTTCGATATTCCGACCGACAACCTCTATTCGGCCCCGGTGATGACGCGCGACATCAAGGAGCGCTACGGCATCGGCAACGTCACGGTGGTGTCGCCGGACGTCGGCGGTGTGGTGCGCGCCCGCGCCCTCGCCAAGCGTATCGACGCGCCGCTCGCCATCGTCGACAAGCGCCGCGAGCGGCCGGGCGAATCGGAAGTCATGAACATCATCGGCGACGTCGCGGGCCGGGATTGCATCCTGGTCGACGACATCATCGATTCGGGCGGCACCCTCTGCAACGCCGCCGAGGCGCTGATGAAGCAGGGCGCGGTGAGCGTCACCGCCTACATCACCCATGGCGTGCTCTCGGGCGGCGCGGTCGCCCGCGTCGAGGCTTCGATGCTCAAGGAACTCGTCATCACCGACAGCATCGAACCGACCCCGGCGGTCGCCGCGGCGCGCAACGTGCGCGTCATCTCGGTCGCGCCGTTGCTCGGCGAAGCGATCAGCCGCACCGCCTTCGAGAAGTCGGTCTCGAGCCTGTTCGATTGA
- a CDS encoding LOG family protein: protein MKSICVYCGSNPGSRPDYVEAARTLGTAIAARGITLVYGGAKVGCMGAVADAALAAGGKVVGIIPRALVEKEIAHEGLTESLVVGSMHERKRLMADRSDAFVALPGGIGTLEEIFEMWTWAQLGHHAKPCALYDVAGFYGPLVGFLDHQVTEGFVRPGHRGMLIVEREPEPLFTAFETYEAPVVVKWIGREER from the coding sequence ATCAAATCGATCTGCGTCTATTGCGGCTCCAATCCCGGCAGCCGGCCGGATTATGTCGAGGCCGCCCGCACCCTCGGCACGGCGATCGCCGCCCGCGGCATCACCCTCGTCTATGGCGGGGCGAAGGTCGGCTGCATGGGCGCGGTGGCCGATGCGGCGCTCGCCGCCGGCGGCAAGGTGGTGGGGATCATTCCCCGCGCCCTCGTCGAGAAGGAGATCGCGCACGAGGGGCTGACCGAGAGCCTCGTGGTCGGCTCGATGCACGAGCGCAAGCGTCTGATGGCCGACCGCTCCGACGCCTTCGTCGCCCTGCCCGGCGGCATCGGCACGCTCGAAGAGATCTTCGAGATGTGGACCTGGGCGCAGCTCGGCCACCACGCCAAGCCGTGCGCGCTCTACGACGTGGCGGGCTTCTACGGCCCGCTCGTCGGCTTCCTCGACCATCAGGTGACCGAGGGCTTCGTGCGCCCCGGCCACCGCGGCATGCTGATCGTCGAGCGCGAGCCCGAGCCCCTGTTCACCGCCTTCGAGACCTACGAAGCCCCCGTCGTCGTCAAATGGATCGGCCGCGAGGAGCGGTGA
- a CDS encoding M24 family metallopeptidase encodes MAIHFERAEFAIRQERVLEAMAANRLDALVLFAPESMYWLTGYDTFGFCFFQAMVMTRTGRFVLITRAPDLRQAKATSIVEDVRVWVDRGTADPVGQLKEVLFELDLLGTNLGVEYDTQGLTAANGRKLDDGLESFATLIDASALIPALRAVKSPVEIAYAREAARLADLAYEAGLAEIRPGADEGRILAAMQGAVFAAGGDYPGNSFIIGSGADALLCRYKTGRRRLDARDQITLEFAGVWRQYHAALMRTVVIGAPTPRHLELHEAAREALAAVEGAMRPGSTCGDVFDAHARVMDGRGLQPHRLNACGYSLGARYAPSWMDPPMFYRGNQTPIEPNMILFAHMILFDSETETAMTLGRTYLTTAADPEPLSRLPLELAVVG; translated from the coding sequence ATGGCGATCCATTTCGAACGCGCGGAATTCGCGATCCGGCAGGAGCGGGTCCTCGAGGCGATGGCCGCGAACCGGCTCGACGCCCTCGTCCTGTTCGCGCCGGAAAGCATGTATTGGCTGACCGGCTACGACACCTTCGGCTTCTGCTTCTTCCAGGCGATGGTGATGACGCGGACTGGCCGGTTCGTCCTCATCACCCGGGCGCCGGACCTGCGGCAGGCCAAGGCGACCTCGATCGTCGAGGACGTTCGGGTCTGGGTCGATCGCGGCACCGCCGATCCCGTCGGCCAGCTCAAGGAGGTGCTCTTCGAGCTCGACCTCCTCGGCACCAATCTCGGCGTGGAATACGACACCCAGGGGCTGACCGCTGCGAACGGACGCAAGCTCGACGACGGGCTCGAGAGCTTCGCGACGCTTATCGACGCCTCGGCTTTGATCCCGGCGCTCCGCGCGGTGAAGAGCCCGGTGGAGATCGCCTATGCGCGCGAGGCGGCCCGGCTCGCCGATCTCGCCTACGAGGCGGGGCTCGCGGAGATCCGTCCGGGTGCCGACGAGGGCCGCATCCTCGCCGCGATGCAGGGGGCGGTGTTCGCCGCCGGTGGCGATTATCCCGGCAACTCCTTCATCATCGGCTCCGGCGCCGATGCGCTGCTGTGCCGGTACAAGACCGGCCGCCGCCGTCTCGACGCCCGCGATCAGATCACCCTCGAGTTCGCTGGCGTGTGGCGCCAATATCATGCGGCCCTGATGCGGACCGTCGTGATCGGCGCGCCGACGCCGCGCCATCTCGAACTCCACGAGGCCGCCCGCGAGGCGCTCGCGGCGGTCGAAGGCGCGATGCGGCCGGGTTCGACCTGCGGCGACGTGTTCGACGCCCACGCGCGGGTGATGGATGGGCGGGGCCTGCAACCGCACCGGCTCAACGCTTGCGGCTATTCGCTGGGCGCGCGCTACGCGCCCTCGTGGATGGACCCGCCGATGTTCTATCGCGGCAACCAGACCCCGATCGAACCGAACATGATCCTGTTCGCGCACATGATCCTGTTCGACAGCGAGACCGAGACGGCGATGACGCTCGGGCGGACCTATCTGACGACCGCGGCCGACCCGGAGCCGCTGTCCCGCCTGCCGCTCGAACTCGCGGTCGTCGGATGA
- a CDS encoding 50S ribosomal protein L25/general stress protein Ctc, translating to MARSYELEASVRDRVGKGAARALRREQKIPAVIYGEGKAALPIALPAKEVTLKLHAGGFLTTVATIAVAGEKIRVIPRDFQLDPVRDTLVHIDFLRVGRDSHVTVEVPVHFENEANSPGLKRGGVLNIVAHTLTLDCPADAIPEAITVDLAGLEIGDSVHLSAVKLPANTHAIVHGDEPTIATIAAPAVLPEEPAAAAAEPAKG from the coding sequence ATGGCTCGTTCCTATGAGCTCGAGGCTTCGGTGCGCGATCGGGTTGGTAAGGGGGCCGCTCGCGCACTGCGCCGCGAACAGAAGATTCCTGCCGTGATCTACGGCGAGGGCAAGGCCGCGCTGCCGATCGCGCTTCCGGCCAAGGAAGTTACGCTGAAGCTCCACGCCGGCGGCTTCCTGACCACGGTCGCCACCATCGCGGTGGCCGGCGAGAAGATCCGCGTGATCCCGCGCGACTTCCAGCTCGACCCGGTCCGCGACACGCTGGTCCACATCGACTTCCTGCGCGTCGGCCGTGATTCGCACGTCACCGTCGAAGTGCCGGTCCACTTCGAGAACGAGGCGAACTCGCCCGGTCTGAAGCGTGGCGGCGTCCTCAACATCGTGGCCCACACGCTGACCCTCGATTGCCCGGCGGATGCGATCCCCGAGGCGATCACGGTCGACCTCGCCGGCCTCGAGATCGGCGATTCGGTGCATCTCTCGGCCGTCAAGCTGCCGGCGAACACCCATGCCATCGTGCATGGCGACGAGCCGACCATCGCGACGATCGCCGCTCCGGCCGTGCTCCCCGAGGAGCCGGCGGCCGCTGCTGCGGAGCCCGCCAAGGGCTGA